AAACAATAACACTCGAATTAATACCAGTTCCAATTGAACTAGATGCTTGTGCGTTGTTCTCGGCAAATAATTTTGTAACTTTGACTGTTGTCATTCTTAAAACCTCCTTTCCATTGCTTATTTAGTAATTTTTAAAACTCATTTAGGTTCTTTTTGAACAATGAATTCTTCCATGATTTGGACTAATTCATCTTCTGTATAACTAATATTTTTAACCACTGCAGTTTGAAGGTATGCACTATACCCTTTAAAATCCATACGTGGTTTTGGAGCAACTTGTGTATAAGATAATTTTCCACCTTCACTAAGTGCCTCTGATACTGATACTGTTGTGTCAGCAAATTCCTCTTTAATCATTTTTAATAATTCTTGAGATTCTTTTTTGTGATGTAAATAACTTTCTGCAAGTAATTTTACTTTTTCTAAATCTACTGCTTTATTATTCATTAATTCCTTTCCAACACAACAAAAATAAATTTGACATGTTTATTTAAATTCAGCCAAAGTGGCTTGCTAGTGTTAAAACTCCAATATTTAATGCAAAGAATATCAATGTTGATAAAGCATCAGAAAGTGTAGTTAATATCGGAGCAGACATAACTGCCGGATCTTTTTTCATTCTAATAGCAACAATCGGGATAATTGTACCTAAGAATTTCGAGAATATAACAACTATAAATAATGAAAACGAACTTGCTATAATCACGAATGATAATGGGCCTCATTCAGTATCACCATCTTTAAATGATGGTATTGCAAAGTATATATATAACCTTGCTATGTTGATGATAAACATAATAACACCAATTATAGTTCCAACTGATATCTCCTTGAAAATAACTTTCTTAACATCTTTTCTTTCTATCTCACCTAGTGCAGCTGCACGAGTGATTGTTGTGGAACTTTGCGATCCCGCATTACCTGCAGAACCAGAGATAATCGGAATAAGAGAAACAATAATTGCAGTTGAAATTGTAACTCCTAAACCTTTAATAACATCTTCGCTGATGTCTGTAAATTTTTGAATAACGAACTGCGACATTGTTGCAGATAACATAAGAATAATTAATCATAAAACACGACTTTTAACAATCGACATAATTGTTGTTTTAAGATAATTTTCTTCTGCAGCATCAGGGTTAATTCCGGCCATTTTATACATATCTTCTGTTGCTTCTTCTTGAATAACGTCAATAACATCATCGGCAGTAATCATACCAATTAAACGTTTTTCTTTCGAAACAACTGGTAATGACGATCTATCGTGATCAGCAAAAACTCTTGCTGCTTCTTCTTTATCATCAACTGTATATACAGAGGCAACCACGTTATAAATTTCTTCTAATTTAGCATCTTCATCATTAGCGAATATAAGTTCTTCTAATGTGATATCTCCTAATAAGATACCATTTTCATCTACGATATAGAAGTTATGAGCTAATTCAATTTTTTTCTGATAATCTCGTTTGATTTTTGCTATCGCTTTTTTAGTTGTTCATTTTCCATGCAATGTTGAAATATCAACACTCATAATGCTTCCAACTTGATCGTCATTGTAAGCAAGTAAACTGTTGATTTTATCTCTTTTTTCAACTGGTGTTTCAGAGATAATGCGTTTCATAATGTTGACAGGTAATTCTTCAAGCACATCTACAAGTTCATCTGTTTGTAGATTTTGAAGGATATTCATAATATCTTCATCATTACTTAAACTTTCAACTAATTTTGTTTTAACATCATCTTCAAAGTATGAGAATACCTCTGCAGCTTCAGCAGTTTTAAGTACACGTAGAACATAAATTTGTTCAGTAGTACTTAAAGTTTCAATTGCTTCTGCAAAGTCTGCAACCGGGTATTCTTCTTGCAATTCACGAACTGCAATAATTTTTTGTTGACCAATTAAATCACGTAATTTTGAAATTAAATCATCTTTAATTTTTTCTGTAAATTCCATCTTAATCCCTTAAGTATTTAATTAATTGTTCTTGGAATTGATCTAATTTAACTGGTTGAATGATGCTTCCTTTGAGAATTTTGATGCTTCCATCTTCTTCTGAAACAACTACTGTTGTTGCATCACATTGCTCACTAATTCCCATAGCGGCACGGTGACGTGAACCAAATTTTGAATCGACACTTTTACGAGTTATTTTGTAGAAAGTAGCTGCGTAATAGATTTTATTATCTCTAATCACTACAGCTCCATCATGTAAAGGTGATGTTTTATTAAAGATAGCAATAAGTAAACTACTTGAAATATTTGCGTTTAAGACAACTCCATCAGTACGTAAGTTGTCAATATTATCATTGTTTTCAATTGTTATTAATGCGCCTATCTTGTGTTTCGATAAATATTCAACACTTTCACGTAATTGGTTAATTAAACGAATTTGTGAACTTTTACCTAATTTTTCATACTTATTCTTTTTAAATTTGTTTGAGATAAATCCAGAAAGAATAGGTCATAATATATAAATAGATAATAAAATAAGTGCAAATAATGTAATTGATGAAATCACAATAATTGCTTGAATCATTATTGGTTTCCAACTAAAAATGCGACTAAAATTATTAATCCCATAATTAATAGTGAAAATACTGTTCCAAAAATATTTCTTGTAAGTTCTCTTTTAAATCAAGGAAGATTACTTTGTTCTTCTTTGAATTCTGCTTTTTTAACTTTTATTTCATAATTAACTCTAGCTCTGGCTATTTCTTCTTGTCTAAATTTAATTAAATCAATAAATGGTTTTTTTTCTGATTCTTTTGCCATAAGCCCTCCATTTGTTTTATTTATGTCTATATTTTAATTTTTTTTAACAAAAACTTAATTAATTAAATTAAATAAATTTAATTAGTTCGAATTTTTTCAGAAAAAAACACCAATTTTAAAATTGGCGTTTTATAAAATTTACTTATGAATATCAATTTCTTTATTGAAGAAATCAACTAATGTTTCATTTATTGTATCGTAATCATTAAATATAAAAGATGTTTCGGAATATATTTTATATTGTTGATCATTTTTTACATATTCACCAACAGCATAGTAAATTCCAGGTTCATTAGCATTAATATCTATAGTTCCTAATTTTGTTATCGTTGAGGAAATATTATTTATTGAAGCTATTTCTTTTACTTCCATTGGGTTAGCAAATGATCTAAATAATATTTTATAGTTAAATGATGAAACCCCTTCCTCATCAAGGACAACTGTTGGTTTGAATGCAACAGATCTGGTTTCGACTGAGTTAATAAATTCATTCGGAACTTCTTGGCGAACCTTAATACTATCTCTTTGAATATTAGTAACGAAAACACCTTCTCTCTCTCCGTTGAGCGCAACTTTTAATGAATTAAGGTGTGACTCATTAGCATATAATCCATTGGTACTATAAACATATGCAATATTAGATTTAACTTTTTGATCTTCTTTTCCTTGCTTATAGACTTCAATGTAATAATATCCCTCTGGATCATCCTTCCCAAGTTCATCTCTTGAGATTTTAAGACTATCAAAGAATACATTTCTTTTAATGAGTTTATAGTTAGGATTTTCCTTTGTTTCTGAATAATAAATATCATATTTAAAAGTTTCATTTTTGGTTAATAAATTATCAGCATTTTCTAAAACATTAAATGATGTAAGTGAGGTAAGACCATATTTTTTGAAATTATCCAATGTAATACCATATCTATCATCTAGATCTTTTGATATGAAAAACTTATTATCATCTCGAATTATATTATTCATTATCATTGAATTATATTTATTTATTACCTCATTAATAAGTTCTTTATTATCATCTGAGGTTTTTGATAAACTAATTCTTGCTCTTATATCATCTAACACTTTATAGTAACTCTCTTTATATGAAGGTTTTTCATGAGTTGGGGATGGTAAATTATCACGTGAATTATCTTCTAATAAAACTCCTATAATAGCACTATATTTATTAATTACATTTTCAACATCTTGTTGATTATAAAGTCTACTATTAATAAATTCTTGTTGCTCTGAAGTTAAACTAATTTTTTCATGCCTATCTGTTTCATCATAAAATACTCATAATTCATTATTATGATCAAGATAAAAATTAGATATCAACTTACGCTTTGTACTGTTTTGAGGTAATGGAAGTTTTATTTCTAATGGGTCTTTATCTAAATTATCTAAGTCAAATACAAATATACTTGGTGTTGGTTTATTTGTTGAGTCTCACTCAGAGAAATTATATGTTGGTATAAATAGTTTATTGTTGCGTTCAAAAATATTTGGATTAGAATAAGCACTGTTATTTTGCGCACTAATCAATCATTCATATTTTGTAAGCACTTGATACAATTTGTATAATTTAGATTTTTGATTTAAAGGTGGATTAAATTTCAATGATTTAGGTTCATTTGAATCAATGAATTTACGATATTTAAATTTAAACTCAATTGGACCAAGTAAACCACTACTTTTTGTCTCTCTTTCATTCTCGACATAAAGTCAATATCCGTCAAAGAAGATTGGAGTAGAAACACTCTTTTTCTCTTTATTAATATAATTTTGTAAATATAAAAATAAATTGTCATTATTATCAAAACCAAGCTCAGTTTTATTCTCATCGTATAAACCACGTATTTCGCTATCATCTAAAATTGGTTCGGTATATGGTAAACCTCAAAAGTTATTTCAATTATATTGTGTTCTTTCTGAATATGAATTATCTCTTGGTTCAAATTTATTTTTACCAAGAACTTCAAAAAAGTTATTTTTCATATCCCACCTACCAATGTAATGTGAATATGGATATTTCTTTCATTGTGTTGCTAAATCATCTGCTCAAGTTGGATCAAACTTCATTCAATAATACTTTCCACTAGTTGCTTTAATTTTAACTCAAGCAATCTCATGAAGCTCAGCATTTGCTTCACTCTTAATATCGTCTTGATTGCCTTCTTCTTTATTATCACTATCAGTAATATTTGTTTTGATTGTTCTTTTGCTTTCAAAACCAACACTCATTGGAAGCGCCTCAAGACCAGCTATGTTGCATATTAATGCAAAAAATGAACCATAGTCAGCACAAACACCACCATAATTAAAGTAAGCTAAATCCGATGACATATTTGCTTTAAATGTATATGAATAATGTTGTAATGTAAACATAAACAATGCGGCCGCTTTTTCGTAATCAGTCATTCCCTCTTTAATTAAAGAGGTTACTTTTTCTGTTAAATCTTTAAAATTTTCGCGGAAAATAGTGTCCTTTAGTCATGAATTTGCATATCTACCATTTTCAAGTTTATCAACATATAATGGCTTTCCATTTAAAAGATATTCTGCTGTATTAGGGAAAATAATTTGTTCATTACCTTTAATACTAAAAATGAATAAACCATTAGTCATGCTTAAGTATGGATATTTAACTCAATGTGTTCTAAATCAAATCCCATAAGCTTTACCCAAGGCATCTGCTCGAACTTTTGCATTACCAAATGTAATTGGTCCAATTATTCGGTTCGAGACAATATAATCAAAGAATTTAACAAGTTCTCTAACATCTTCTTCGTTACTTGCTACATATTCTTTATCTTCGAGTTTATAAGGTAAAGTATCATTTGTAATTATTTTTTGAAGTTGTTGAACAATTATTTTGGCTTTTTTATAATAATTTCTTAAGTAAGTAAGCGATTCTCGTTTAGCCTCTTCGGTAGTTGCATTATTATATATGTTCATTTCATTATTTATATTGTGCGAAATGATCATTTTGGCAGTTTGGTAATCTCTTAAATACTCTGGATGTAATTCCATTTCTTTATCAATAGTTTTTTCAAGAATTGTTTTATTTATGACTATAGCGTTATGTTTCTCTTCTAAACTTGCAGACTCTGAAACAACAACTTCTTCATCAATAATTGGTGTTTTGATATATTTGTTGTCAATCTGTTTTTTTAACTCTTCACATTCTTGTAAACCATTTGTAATTCCTATTTTAGCACTTCTTAATTCGTTAATTGTAGAATTACCATTAATTGTGTTGATTGATTTAATTTCAGTAGCTTTTTCGATTACTTCTTGATATTTAGATGTTTCCAAATTAATATAAGTTTGTAATTGCGTAATCAATTCATTAACTTCTTCAAAAACTTTTTGTTTTTCCACTCTTAATCGTTCATTAATTTGATTAACTTTTTGTCTTAACTCATTTTCACGCATTCTAATAAATTCTAAATTATTTTCCAATGTTGCAATTGTATCAGTATCTGAAATATTAATCTTAGCTAAGGCGTTTTCAATTTCATCTTTAACATTAGAATATGCATTATCCTTATCTAATGAGGACTTCAAATTATCTAATTCATCAACAATCGAAACTATTGCATTTAAAATTTGTTGCTTCTTAGCGTGATCTTTTATTTCCTTTTCTTCTTGCATATAATTTGGTAACGCCATAATTAAAGCATTATTAATTGCTTCTAACTCTTGTTTAGTTAAATCTAATGAGGGTTCTGTTATAGACTTTAAATATTGTTCTATTTTTTCTTTAAGTTGATCAAAATCAAAATCTGTTAAATTATTCTTATAGACATTAATCGCATTTTTATTCTTTGCTATTTCATTGATTAATTGATTTTTTTCTTTAACTTCAAAATCAATATCTATTTTTTGATTTTTTAGAATACTTAACTCGCTAACAAATGTTTTATTGATAGCATCCAACACATCAAATTCATCTGTATTTTTAAATATATTTGCTGCTAAAACAGATTCTGCCCTAGATATTAGTGATCGATAATATAATTCTGTTAATCTTGTATAGTAACTGATTTTTTCTTTATTTCTTTTTACTTCGGCTAATTTGAGTTGTCTTGCTGATTCCATTTCATTTAATTGGAGCTTAATATTCTGAATCATTAAATTTGCTATTTCAATAATTTCATCAAATGCCGCTTTTGTGTCATTTAATTTTTCAACAGTATCAGTATTTAAATATGTGTGTTTTTCTTTTTCGTTTCTTAAGAATTCTTTAACACTTTCATATTTAGAGTCATAAGTTTGAATTATATTTGTAATTATTGATTCTTTAGTTTGGATTTCGTTAATTATTTGATTCTTTTGTGTTTCAAGGTGATCAATATTACTTATGGCAAGTAGTATATTTGTTTTTTTATTATCAATTGATGTTAAAACTATCTTTAATTCAGTTAATGGTTTAGTATCGTCATAACTTATTCCATTAATAAATATCTTTGAGTCTTCAACAATTGTTTGATATTCTGGTTTTATAAGTGTAGCAATATATTGATTAAATTCAGCAATTTTGTCTTTTATACTTGAAATAGTTGCAATTATGCTTGTTGTTATGCTGCTAATTTCACGATTTATATTAGTTGACTCTGCTTCAATTTGATTTAATTTAGAATTTAATTCATTAATTGATGTAGTTAAATTTAAATTAGCAAATGTGATTTCAATTTGTGTTTTTCTTTGTCTAATAGACTCATAATCGGGATTTGAATTTAAATTAGAAATGAAAGTTATTATTTCACTTTTCTTTTTATTAATAGTGTTAATAATTTGATTTTTTCTTGAAAGTTCATCTGTTGTTCTAATTCTTTCCACTTCTGTTTTAAAATCTGTTAACTTTTTATCTAACTCATTTTTCATAATTTCTAAACGTTCTTTAGTGTTAGATAAAACAGGATTGATTAAAGATAGATATGTATCGATGTTTCTTTTAACTTCATCAAAAACAGAATTTGTTAATGTTTCTTTATAAAATTGAATTAAAGTCTTTTTAGAATTAATTTCATTAAGAATATTTTCTTTCTCTTTTATTTCAATATCAATAACTTTTTTATCTTTTTCCAATTCATCTAGTTTCGAATCAAAATTGACTTCAATTACTTTTAAGGTTGAAAGTGGTGTTTTGGTTTCGAAAAAATTCATATTCAAAGTTTCTTGGGCTTTTCTTTTAAGATTTGAATACTTTTTCTCTGTTTTATCTGCAAAATCTTTAATTTTATCTTTTTTAATTTTTACTATTTGCAATTTAAGTAATCTTTGTGCCTCTGCAAGATCATTAGTTTCATCTACGATTCTAATACCTTCAGTAATACTTTGTTGCAATATGTTAAGTTGTTTCTGGATTGCACTTAATTCATCAATAGACAATTTTTTTAAATATGAATATTTGCTTAATTCTGTATTTATATATTTCTTTATATCATCATACTTGCTTGATAATTGATTAGCATTCTTTTGAACTTCTTTGAAGTTTTCATCAACCTGTCTAAATAGTGTCTCTTTTTTTAGAATTTCTTTATCAATTTTATCTACTTCTTCTTTTGTGGAATTATATTTTGTTTCAATTAAATTTAAAAACACATTCAAATCATTTTTTGACATAGTATTATTAAAATTTAAATTTGATACAAATATTTGTGCATTATCAATAATGTTTTTATATTCAATTTTATCTAAAGTCGCTATATATCTCTTGAAACTTTGCATTTTATTATTTACTTCATCAAATTCTTTTTCATTTAAAACAATAATAGGAGTTGTAATTGAAGGCTCTTTATCAATGTTTTGTTTCATTTGAGATAAATGTGCTAAAAATGACTTGAGTTCTTCAAGAACTTGAGTTAAT
The nucleotide sequence above comes from Mycoplasma sp. Pen4. Encoded proteins:
- the mgtE gene encoding magnesium transporter is translated as MEFTEKIKDDLISKLRDLIGQQKIIAVRELQEEYPVADFAEAIETLSTTEQIYVLRVLKTAEAAEVFSYFEDDVKTKLVESLSNDEDIMNILQNLQTDELVDVLEELPVNIMKRIISETPVEKRDKINSLLAYNDDQVGSIMSVDISTLHGKWTTKKAIAKIKRDYQKKIELAHNFYIVDENGILLGDITLEELIFANDEDAKLEEIYNVVASVYTVDDKEEAARVFADHDRSSLPVVSKEKRLIGMITADDVIDVIQEEATEDMYKMAGINPDAAEENYLKTTIMSIVKSRVLWLIILMLSATMSQFVIQKFTDISEDVIKGLGVTISTAIIVSLIPIISGSAGNAGSQSSTTITRAAALGEIERKDVKKVIFKEISVGTIIGVIMFIINIARLYIYFAIPSFKDGDTEWGPLSFVIIASSFSLFIVVIFSKFLGTIIPIVAIRMKKDPAVMSAPILTTLSDALSTLIFFALNIGVLTLASHFGWI
- a CDS encoding DNA integrity scanning protein DisA nucleotide-binding domain protein — translated: MIQAIIVISSITLFALILLSIYILWPILSGFISNKFKKNKYEKLGKSSQIRLINQLRESVEYLSKHKIGALITIENNDNIDNLRTDGVVLNANISSSLLIAIFNKTSPLHDGAVVIRDNKIYYAATFYKITRKSVDSKFGSRHRAAMGISEQCDATTVVVSEEDGSIKILKGSIIQPVKLDQFQEQLIKYLRD